Proteins from a genomic interval of Medicago truncatula cultivar Jemalong A17 chromosome 3, MtrunA17r5.0-ANR, whole genome shotgun sequence:
- the LOC11405350 gene encoding B3 domain-containing protein REM8, producing MKPRPRRRVPSTSPAAAAEKDSKHFMKAILPPPDHTKEIRIPDEFITRFGNELDNVATITVPDALEWDMELKKCGGQIFFCNNWQQFAEYYSIYYGCYLDFKYEGNSKFNVVIYDTTSVEISYPFQTRRTNGEANINCPSSASERSKDAANGINPKNTSFCSKVQNNYAYVPGEFAKEHLKPNVPFMLQNSQKKQWEVSGALDRPGKPAMRITIGIRRFLRENKLLDGVICRFKLIKKKPVVVIQVTASHMAEKEVRESIHFKKAILPSPIYDKEIRIPENFITMFGNELENVATVTVPDGCDWEMDLKKCGEDVYFCNKEWQQFAEYYSLRYGCFLSFRYEGNSNFSVIIFDATSVEICYPLKTPSTSGETNTECPRPMKRSKVETSESPGKKVKSMSNYAYKRAEDAANAFNPKNPHFRSKITKGRHAYVPSIFASEYLKPNAPIKLLNSHREEWKVFGIEHNARSSTRKAKSPAMQITQGFSQFIRENDLSYGDCCVYELIEENPPVLEVTMFCVVDYWD from the exons ATGAAGCCTCGCCCGAGAAGACGTGTTCCGTCAACGTCACCGGCGGCGGCGGCGGAGAAAGATTCAAAGCATTTTATGAAAGCCATACTTCCTCCTCCTGATCATACAAAAGAGATa AGAATTCCAGATGAGTTTATAACAAGATTTGGGAATGAACTCGACAATGTTGCTACCATTACCGTTCCCGATGCTCTTGAGTGGGATATGGAACTCAAGAAATGTGGCGGCCAAATTTTCTTTTGCAACAATTGGCAGCAATTTGCAGAATACTATTCTATTTATTATGGTTGTTATTTAGATTTCAAATACGAAGGGAATTCAAAGTTCAATGTTGTTATATACGATACAACTTCTGTTGAGATTTCTTATCCATTCCAAACTCGGAGGACTAATGGAGAAGCAAACATAAACTGTCCGAGCTCTGCTTCCGAAAGATCAAAGGATGCTGCCAATGGAATCAACCCAAAAAACACTTCTTTTTGTTCCAAAGTCCAGAACAACTACGCA TATGTTCCTGGTGAATTTGCTAAGGAGCATCTGAAGCCAAATGTTCCGTTCATGCTccaaaattctcaaaaaaagCAGTGGGAAGTTTCTGGTGCATTGGATAGACCAGGAAAACCAGCAATGCGAATAACTATTGGAATCCGTAGATTTCTTAGGGAAAACAAGTTATTAGATGGAGTTATTTGTCGCTTTAAGCTGATCAAGAAGAAGCCTGTTGTTGTGATACAAGTTACAGCGTCTCACATG GCGGAGAAGGAAGTTAGGGAATCCATACATTTTAAAAAAGCTATACTTCCCTCACCCATTTATGACAAAGAAATT AGAATTCCAGAAAACTTTATAACAATGTTTGGGAATGAACTCGAGAATGTTGCTACAGTTACTGTTCCCGATGGTTGTGATTGGGAAATGGACTTGAAGAAATGTGGCGAGGATGTTTACTTTTGCAACAAGGAATGGCAACAGTTTGCAGAATACTATTCTTTAAGATACGGTTGCTTCCTGTCTTTCAGATACGAAGGGAATTCAAATTTTAGCGTTATTATATTTGATGCAACTTCTGTTGAAATTTGCTATCCATTAAAAACTCCAAGTACTAGTGGAGAAACAAACACCGAGTGTCCTAGGCCTATGAAAAGGTCCAAGGTTGAAACAAGTGAGAGTCCAGGGAAAAAGGTCAAAAGCATGTCTAATTATGCTTATAAAAGGGCAGAGGATGCTGCCAATGCATTCAACCCGAAAAACCCTCATTTTCGTTCAAAAATCACCAAGGGAAGACATGCG TATGTTCCTTCTATATTTGCTTCAGAATATCTGAAGCCAAATGCTCCTATAAAGCTCCTAAATTCTCATAGAGAGGAGTGGAAAGTTTTTGGCATAGAGCATAATGCCAGATCATCAACGCGTAAAGCAAAGTCACCAGCCATGCAAATAACACAGGGATTTAGTCAATTCATAAGGGAGAACGATCTATCATATGGTGACTGTTGTGTGTATGAGCTGATCGAGGAGAACCCTCCTGTGCTAGAAGTCACGATGTTTTGTGTGGTTGACTATTGGGATTAA